The Candida albicans SC5314 chromosome 5, complete sequence genome includes a region encoding these proteins:
- a CDS encoding uncharacterized protein (Has domain(s) with predicted RNA binding, ribonuclease T2 activity) — translation MKYSILAILAHLLTNIKATQEVFTLSDLPPDSCPIDSPISCSKNAQELENVNSCCYESPAGVILLTQFWDYNPATGPDNLFTQHGLWGNMCSYGYPQFCDPSLEINPNGEIIRSIIVDQFGDEELYNNMSYSWKDYHGKDSSFWAHEYNKHGTCFSTIKPSCYLSNTPKNQNLYDFFRIAIGLFNKLPTYDWLAEAGIVPTNSKTYSLSEIQSALNDKFGANVFIKCDYNHAINEIWYYHHVKGSLLQHNFLPIDSVAHTNCPSTGIKYPPKGKVAHPTLTTKTTTGTSTTIHNPTGIPARSYVHLSGKSGCLISNGKWYTSGTCATYHFKKTIDDSNIEIRSSKGICGINGNEEFTCSRAVSGGTDFQIKDGKIGYQDKFDWCFGSTTGSGSTAQTSVKLADGSCDSFQLLI, via the coding sequence ATGAAGTATAGTATTTTGGCAATTCTAGCACATTTGCTCACCAATATCAAAGCTACTCAAGAAGTATTCACTTTATCTGACCTTCCACCCGACTCGTGCCCCATTGATTCACCAATCTCATGTTCAAAAAATGCAcaagaattagaaaatgtcaatagttgttgttatgAATCCCCAGCAGGAGTTATTTTGTTAACACAGTTTTGGGACTATAATCCAGCAACTGGGCCAGACAATTTGTTTACTCAACATGGATTATGGGGTAACATGTGCTCCTATGGATATCCACAATTTTGTGATCCTTCGTTGGAAATTAACCCCAATGGTGAAATTATACGATCAATTATAGTCGATCAGTTTGGTGACGAAGAATTATACAATAATATGAGTTATTCTTGGAAAGATTACCATGGTAAAGATAGTTCCTTTTGGGCTCATGAATATAATAAACATGGTACTTGTTTCAGTACAATTAAGCCATCATGTTATTTATCGAACACTCCtaaaaaccaaaatttaTATGATTTTTTCAGAATTGCCATTGGTTTGTTTAACAAATTGCCTACTTATGATTGGTTGGCTGAAGCTGGAATTGTGCCAACCAATTCGAAAACATATAGTTTATCAGAGATTCAGTCTGcattaaatgataaatttggaGCTAATGTCTTTATCAAATGCGATTATAATCATGCAATCAATGAGATTTGGTATTATCATCATGTCAAGGGATCTTTATTGCAACATAATTTCCTCCCCATCGATTCAGTGGCTCACACTAATTGTCCATCAACTGGAATTAAGTACCCGCCAAAGGGTAAAGTAGCTCATCCAACATTAACCacgaaaacaacaacaggtACTTCTACTACCATACATAACCCCACGGGTATTCCTGCAAGATCTTATGTTCATTTGTCAGGGAAATCTGGGTGTCTTATCAGCAATGGTAAATGGTACACTTCAGGAACTTGTGCCACCTATCATTTCAAGAAAACAATCGATGActcaaatattgaaattagatCTTCTAAAGGAATTTGTGGTATCAATGGCAATGAGGAATTTACTTGTAGTCGTGCTGTCAGTGGTGGCACAGATTTCCAAATCAAAGATGGGAAAATCGGATATCaagataaatttgattggtGTTTTGGAAGCACCACTGGATCTGGTTCAACAGCTCAAACTAGTGTTAAATTGGCAGACGGATCTTGTGATTCTTTCCAATTGTTAATCTAG
- the MRV8 gene encoding Mrv8p (Protein of unknown function; Spider biofilm induced): MSTARVYIGVFFRFFQFVGNVGCFATSVNTLRPYNAFILTVTVLNFIYNCYIWFGVPIIGGLKAYNGILLGGEISFFFLYIGSSMFQAFAGYTDDWTEDDFGFSFNPYCYYASWAIGVICAALYIITFIMYVCWGLIPASRYGFSTGFCERPPFKFGCLVFDKSQVDHNCEDNNDIDLESMQHSTSNNTGTKQNEVEKQESIVF; this comes from the coding sequence ATGAGTACCGCTAGAGTTTATATTGGTGTTTTTTTCAGGTTTTTCCAGTTTGTTGGAAATGTGGGATGTTTTGCTACCAGTGTAAATACATTACGCCCTTACAATGCTTTTATATTAACTGTCACGGTGTTGAATTTCATTTACAATTGCTATATTTGGTTTGGTGTGCCAATTATTGGGGGCTTGAAAGCCTACAACGGAATTTTGTTAGGAGGAGAAATCtcgtttttctttttgtacATTGGGAGTTCTATGTTCCAAGCCTTCGCCGGTTACACCGACGATTGGACTGAAGatgattttggtttttcttttaatccCTATTGTTACTATGCAAGTTGGGCTATTGGCGTTATTTGTGCTGCACTTTACATCATTACATTTATAATGTACGTATGTTGGGGTCTCATTCCTGCTTCTAGGTATGGCTTTTCGACAGGGTTCTGTGAAAGGCCGCCATTCAAATTTGGCTGCCTAGTGTTTGACAAATCCCAAGTTGATCATAATTGTGAGGATAATAACGATATTGATTTGGAATCAATGCAGCATAGCACAAGTAATAATACTGGAACCAAACAAAATGAAGttgaaaaacaagaatCAATTGTGTTCTAA